One window from the genome of Acinetobacter sp. LoGeW2-3 encodes:
- a CDS encoding PglL family O-oligosaccharyltransferase encodes MKFTLVLIAAIFISLAWMIPVHYRPWVTYTGELYAFFALFALTAIFLKEKLKIPAISLPLLLLACIPLAQFLLGQVFFFSTAMMAAIYVFSFWFASVLGYNLCIGNNNREETFTHLSYVFLVSGTITGLIALCQWTNLDSVLPGMVNINGNQRPYANFAQPNNMATFLVMALMSCLYLYEKKKIPTKWLFACAAVIVMGVALSQSRTAWVTAIAIMLYLAFYQYKGIIRLKWYCSTAWFILFISCIVAFPMLSQLATQIMDAQVVQSRDVVSRATGDMSRLAIWQQMLAAIQAQPWFGYGWYQTSVAFVSITDTVQGPVWIRSAHNFLIDFLIWNGAVIGVPFLAYFGCLGYQLQRWVNTPESVVGILMIGAFVTHAMFEFPQHYAYFLLPVGFIIGTVLAQRADMAKQLVMPSWLIKTIFTVGVILLAVIYRDYDTAVPKLGQSIRYEFEPEKITNQKPIFLLTEFSHRIEWIRVNPYTKMSQEEIHQHEKLVVSYPTKYNLLKYIRLLAYNGYIEEAHHQLWCLNTIQKAQFNYEDVVKDMPR; translated from the coding sequence TGCATTATTTGCCCTTACAGCCATTTTTTTAAAAGAAAAACTCAAAATTCCAGCAATCAGTCTCCCGTTGCTGTTACTGGCCTGTATTCCTTTAGCCCAATTTCTTCTGGGACAAGTATTTTTCTTTAGTACTGCCATGATGGCAGCGATTTATGTGTTTAGTTTCTGGTTCGCCAGTGTCTTGGGCTATAACTTGTGTATAGGAAACAATAACCGAGAAGAAACCTTTACCCATTTAAGCTATGTATTCTTGGTGTCAGGCACCATTACAGGCTTAATTGCCTTGTGTCAGTGGACCAATCTGGATTCAGTCTTACCAGGTATGGTCAATATCAACGGTAATCAGCGTCCTTATGCCAATTTCGCCCAGCCAAATAATATGGCGACTTTTTTGGTCATGGCATTGATGAGTTGCCTATATCTTTACGAAAAGAAAAAAATCCCGACCAAATGGTTATTTGCCTGCGCTGCTGTGATTGTCATGGGGGTGGCTTTAAGTCAATCCCGTACTGCGTGGGTGACTGCAATCGCGATCATGTTGTATTTGGCGTTCTACCAATATAAAGGGATTATTCGCCTGAAATGGTATTGCAGCACAGCGTGGTTCATCCTTTTTATTTCTTGTATTGTCGCTTTTCCAATGCTGAGTCAACTGGCAACACAGATTATGGATGCACAAGTGGTGCAAAGCCGCGATGTTGTCTCCCGTGCTACAGGCGATATGTCACGACTCGCTATTTGGCAGCAAATGTTGGCAGCCATTCAGGCACAACCTTGGTTTGGTTATGGCTGGTATCAAACCAGTGTCGCCTTTGTCTCGATTACCGATACGGTACAAGGTCCAGTCTGGATCCGTAGTGCACATAATTTTCTGATTGATTTCCTGATCTGGAACGGGGCAGTAATCGGTGTACCTTTCCTGGCTTATTTCGGCTGTTTGGGCTATCAGTTACAGCGCTGGGTGAATACGCCAGAGTCTGTTGTCGGAATCTTGATGATCGGTGCATTTGTCACGCATGCAATGTTTGAGTTTCCACAGCACTATGCCTACTTCCTGTTACCTGTGGGTTTCATTATCGGCACTGTACTGGCACAACGAGCTGATATGGCTAAGCAACTTGTTATGCCATCGTGGCTGATAAAAACCATCTTTACAGTTGGTGTTATTTTGCTGGCAGTGATTTATCGGGATTATGATACCGCTGTGCCGAAACTTGGTCAGAGTATTCGTTATGAATTTGAACCAGAAAAAATTACCAATCAAAAGCCGATTTTCCTATTAACAGAATTTAGTCATCGTATTGAATGGATCCGGGTAAATCCCTATACCAAGATGAGTCAGGAAGAAATACATCAACATGAAAAATTAGTCGTAAGTTATCCAACCAAATATAATTTATTAAAATATATACGCTTACTTGCTTATAACGGGTATATTGAAGAAGCTCATCATCAGCTCTGGTGTTTGAATACCATTCAAAAGGCGCAATTCAATTATGAGGATGTGGTCAAAGATATGCCACGTTAA
- the bfr gene encoding heteropolymeric bacterioferritin subunit Bfr: MKGNRDVINQLNQVLYHHLTAINQYFLHSRMFNDWGIEKLGSAEYKESIVQMKHADKIIERVLFLEGLPNLQHLGKLYIGQHTQEVLQCDVRKVKENIETIQQAVSLAETQMDYVTRDLVQEILEKEEEYLDWTTTQLDLIQSVSIENYIQSQL; this comes from the coding sequence ATGAAAGGCAATCGTGATGTAATTAATCAGCTGAATCAGGTGCTGTATCACCACCTTACTGCGATTAACCAGTATTTCCTGCATTCACGCATGTTTAATGACTGGGGTATTGAAAAGCTAGGTTCAGCCGAATACAAAGAATCCATCGTTCAGATGAAGCATGCAGATAAAATTATTGAACGGGTTTTATTTTTAGAAGGCCTGCCGAATTTACAACACTTAGGCAAGCTCTATATTGGTCAGCATACTCAAGAAGTACTACAATGTGATGTGCGTAAGGTTAAAGAGAACATTGAGACCATTCAGCAGGCAGTTTCTTTGGCCGAAACTCAAATGGATTATGTGACCCGTGATCTGGTTCAGGAAATTCTGGAAAAAGAAGAAGAATACTTGGATTGGACAACGACCCAGCTGGATCTGATTCAAAGTGTCAGCATTGAAAACTATATTCAAAGCCAGCTTTGA
- a CDS encoding bacterioferritin-associated ferredoxin, whose protein sequence is MYVCLCRGITDQDIKEAVANGAESYREVREMLDLGTCCGRCAPEARMIISDEVSQIAARLAVAA, encoded by the coding sequence ATGTATGTTTGTCTGTGCCGTGGCATTACTGATCAAGACATTAAAGAAGCTGTTGCTAATGGAGCTGAAAGCTATCGTGAAGTGCGCGAAATGCTCGACCTGGGAACTTGCTGTGGTCGCTGCGCACCTGAAGCTCGTATGATCATCAGTGACGAAGTTTCCCAGATTGCTGCACGATTAGCAGTTGCAGCCTAA
- a CDS encoding RidA family protein, which translates to MSRQVIHTENAPAAIGTYSQAILVGNTLYLSGQIGLDPYSMELVEGIEAQIRRVFDNLKAVCEAAGGSLADIAKLNIYLTDLSHFQLVNQIMGEYFAQPYPARAALGVASLPKGALVEMDGVVIINQ; encoded by the coding sequence ATGTCCCGCCAAGTGATCCATACTGAAAATGCCCCTGCTGCGATCGGTACTTATTCGCAAGCGATTCTTGTTGGCAATACCTTGTATCTTTCAGGTCAAATTGGTCTAGATCCATACAGCATGGAACTGGTAGAAGGCATCGAGGCTCAGATTCGTCGTGTATTTGATAACCTGAAAGCAGTCTGTGAAGCAGCTGGTGGTTCTCTGGCAGACATTGCCAAACTCAATATTTACCTGACTGACCTTTCTCACTTCCAGCTGGTTAACCAGATTATGGGTGAATATTTTGCCCAGCCTTATCCTGCACGTGCGGCTTTGGGTGTGGCAAGCCTGCCTAAAGGTGCACTGGTTGAAATGGATGGCGTAGTTATTATTAATCAATAA